Proteins found in one Quercus robur chromosome 2, dhQueRobu3.1, whole genome shotgun sequence genomic segment:
- the LOC126713928 gene encoding uncharacterized protein LOC126713928 isoform X1 yields MVVVQASKLNLPNPSLSSPHITSLLFDPHSLSLALMHSDSSFSLYPSISLLSLTSLPTPQTLIPPPSSSSTFLRLLQNPNPNSRSLFIVSGPYRGGSQVLLRFYILRNKTNSFVRARVLCNQRGLRFDEEKLGVLVDVKHGVSVRVSGSVNFFAMYSVSSSKIWVFGVKTLGDEDEDGVIVKLMRCAVIECSRPVSAISVSFGVLILGEENGVRVFDLRRLVKGGRVRKGDSSGSNSSLSLENGKLLNEKSFEEGRGGLNNLRLPNGVIGGHYAKFVAGKSGGEGAQEFTCNGYLDGGMDKHCVSVKQNSVTLRQDSSKGGTCFVAFRSYEVTSLTSTATPLMSIKAISIQALSPKKFLILDSAGDLHHLHLSNSVIGSDATYHMKQLPHIIKVQKLAIFPDVSIRTQTVWISDGCYSVHMMAASDMDTAVNENDRNESDEMQMQISVSQAIFASEKIEDVIPLAPNAILILGQGSLYAYAIS; encoded by the exons ATGGTAGTTGTTCAAGCTTCGAAGCTCAACCTTCCcaacccatctctctcttctccacACATAACCTCTCTTCTCTTCGaccctcactctctctctctagctctcatgCACTCCgactcttctttctctctctacccttctatttcccttctctctctaaCCTCTCTCCCTACCCCTCAAACCCTAAtccctcctccttcttcttcctccactTTCCTCCGCCTCCtccaaaaccctaaccctaattcTCGCTCCCTTTTCATTGTCTCCGGACCCTACAGAGGTGGCTCCCAGGTTCTCCTCCGCTTCTATATTCTGCGCAACAAGACCAACTCATTTGTTAGAGCTCGGGTCCTTTGTAATCAGAGAGGTCTCCGATTTGACGAAGAGAAATTGGGGGTTTTGGTCGATGTCAAGCATGGGGTTTCGGTTCGTGTTTCTGGCTCGGTTAATTTCTTCGCTATGTACTCTGTTTCGAGCTCCAAGATTTGGGTTTTCGGTGTGAAAACCTTGggtgatgaggatgaggatgggGTGATTGTGAAATTGATGAGGTGTGCTGTGATTGAGTGCTCAAGGCCGGTCTCCGCAATCAGCGTGTCGTTTGGGGTCTTGATTTTGGGGGAGGAAAATGGGGTTAGGGTTTTTGATTTGAGGCGGCTTGTGAAAGGGGGCCGTGTTAGGAAAGGAGACAGTTCGGGTTCGAATTCGAGTTTGAGTTTGGAAAATGGGAAATTGTTGAATGAGAAATCGTTTGAGGAAGGCCGGGGAGGATTGAATAATTTGCGTTTGCCAAATGGTGTGATTGGTGGGCATTATGCAAAGTTTGTTGCTGGAAAAAGTGGTGGTGAAGGAGCTCAGGAGTTCACTTGCAATGGTTACTTGGATGGGGGGATGGATAAGCATTGCGTTTCTG tgaagcagaattcagttaCATTGAGACAAGACTCCAGCAAAGGAGGTACATGTTTTGTGGCATTCAGAAGTTATGAGGTTACATCCTTGACATCTACAGCAACACCACTGATGTCAATAAAGGCAATTTCCATTCAGGCATTGTCTCCGAAAAAGTTTCTAATCTTGGACTCAGCTGGGGATTTACACCACTTGCACCTATCCAATTCTGTCATTGGATCAGATGCAACTTATCACATGAAGCAGTTGCCCCACATTATTAAAGTGCAAAAACTGGCTATTTTTCCTGATGTTTCTATAA GAACCCAAACTGTTTGGATATCAGATGGATGTTATTCTGTGCACATGATGGCAGCATCTGACATGGACACCGCTGTTAATGAGAATGACAGGAATGAGAGTGATGAAATGCAAATGCAAATCTCAG TTAGTCAGGCAATTTTCGCTAGTGAAAAGATTGAAGATGTTATTCCTTTGGCTCCAAATGCTATTTTGATTCTTGGACAAG
- the LOC126713929 gene encoding allene oxide cyclase, chloroplastic-like encodes MACSSSALKTISPPIKLANPRSHPSSSLTNNTLLSFKLSNTPVTQTLKFQSISLQTPSFSLPKRSFTCKSQANPSDSTRPTNVQELHVYEINERDRGSPAYLRLSQKSVNSLGDLVPFSNKLYTGDLEKRLGITAGICILIENKPEKKGDRYEAVYSFYFGDYGHISVQGAYLTYDEDTYLSVTGGSGIFEGVYGQVKLHQIVFPFKIFYTFYLKGIKDLPKDLLCKPVEPTPYVEPTPAAKACEPHATIPNFTN; translated from the exons ATGGCTTGCTCAAGCTCTGCTTTGAAGACCATCTCTCCCCCGATCAAGCTAGCCAACCCAAGATCACACCCCTCCTCTTCACTCACTAATAACACACTCCTATCATTCAAGCTCTCAAACACACCTGTCACCCAAACCCTTAAATTCCAGTCAATCTCACTCCAAACCCCCAGCTTTTCACTACCCAAAAGATCATTCACTTGCAAAAGCCAGGCCAACCCATCAGACTCCACAAGACCCA CCAACGTTCAGGAATTGCACGTGTATGAGATCAACGAGCGAGATCGTGGAAGCCCTGCCTACCTCAGGTTGAGCCAGAAATCTGTCAATTCTCTTGGAGATCTCGTTCCTTTCAGCAACAAA tTGTATACCGGAGACTTGGAGAAACGGTTGGGGATCACAGCAGGAATATGCATTTTGATCGAGAACAAACCGGAAAAGAAAGGTGACCGGTACGAGGCTGTATACAGCTTTTACTTCGGAGACTACGGTCACATATCGGTGCAGGGAGCGTATCTGACATACGATGAGGACACGTACTTGTCGGTGACTGGTGGGTCTGGAATCTTTGAGGGTGTATATGGGCAGGTGAAGCTGCACCAGATCGTGTTCCCCTTCAAGATCTTCTACACGTTTTACTTGAAGGGCATCAAGGACTTGCCAAAGGATCTTCTTTGCAAGCCTGTGGAGCCCACTCCTTATGTGGAGCCCACCCCAGCTGCAAAGGCTTGTGAGCCCCACGCCACCATTCCTAATTTCACTAACTAA
- the LOC126713928 gene encoding uncharacterized protein LOC126713928 isoform X2: MVVVQASKLNLPNPSLSSPHITSLLFDPHSLSLALMHSDSSFSLYPSISLLSLTSLPTPQTLIPPPSSSSTFLRLLQNPNPNSRSLFIVSGPYRGGSQVLLRFYILRNKTNSFVRARVLCNQRGLRFDEEKLGVLVDVKHGVSVRVSGSVNFFAMYSVSSSKIWVFGVKTLGDEDEDGVIVKLMRCAVIECSRPVSAISVSFGVLILGEENGVRVFDLRRLVKGGRVRKGDSSGSNSSLSLENGKLLNEKSFEEGRGGLNNLRLPNGVIGGHYAKFVAGKSGGEGAQEFTCNGYLDGGMDKHCVSVKQNSVTLRQDSSKGGTCFVAFRSYEVTSLTSTATPLMSIKAISIQALSPKKFLILDSAGDLHHLHLSNSVIGSDATYHMKQLPHIIKVQKLAIFPDVSIRTQTVWISDGCYSVHMMAASDMDTAVNENDRNESDEMQMQISVRQFSLVKRLKMLFLWLQMLF, translated from the exons ATGGTAGTTGTTCAAGCTTCGAAGCTCAACCTTCCcaacccatctctctcttctccacACATAACCTCTCTTCTCTTCGaccctcactctctctctctagctctcatgCACTCCgactcttctttctctctctacccttctatttcccttctctctctaaCCTCTCTCCCTACCCCTCAAACCCTAAtccctcctccttcttcttcctccactTTCCTCCGCCTCCtccaaaaccctaaccctaattcTCGCTCCCTTTTCATTGTCTCCGGACCCTACAGAGGTGGCTCCCAGGTTCTCCTCCGCTTCTATATTCTGCGCAACAAGACCAACTCATTTGTTAGAGCTCGGGTCCTTTGTAATCAGAGAGGTCTCCGATTTGACGAAGAGAAATTGGGGGTTTTGGTCGATGTCAAGCATGGGGTTTCGGTTCGTGTTTCTGGCTCGGTTAATTTCTTCGCTATGTACTCTGTTTCGAGCTCCAAGATTTGGGTTTTCGGTGTGAAAACCTTGggtgatgaggatgaggatgggGTGATTGTGAAATTGATGAGGTGTGCTGTGATTGAGTGCTCAAGGCCGGTCTCCGCAATCAGCGTGTCGTTTGGGGTCTTGATTTTGGGGGAGGAAAATGGGGTTAGGGTTTTTGATTTGAGGCGGCTTGTGAAAGGGGGCCGTGTTAGGAAAGGAGACAGTTCGGGTTCGAATTCGAGTTTGAGTTTGGAAAATGGGAAATTGTTGAATGAGAAATCGTTTGAGGAAGGCCGGGGAGGATTGAATAATTTGCGTTTGCCAAATGGTGTGATTGGTGGGCATTATGCAAAGTTTGTTGCTGGAAAAAGTGGTGGTGAAGGAGCTCAGGAGTTCACTTGCAATGGTTACTTGGATGGGGGGATGGATAAGCATTGCGTTTCTG tgaagcagaattcagttaCATTGAGACAAGACTCCAGCAAAGGAGGTACATGTTTTGTGGCATTCAGAAGTTATGAGGTTACATCCTTGACATCTACAGCAACACCACTGATGTCAATAAAGGCAATTTCCATTCAGGCATTGTCTCCGAAAAAGTTTCTAATCTTGGACTCAGCTGGGGATTTACACCACTTGCACCTATCCAATTCTGTCATTGGATCAGATGCAACTTATCACATGAAGCAGTTGCCCCACATTATTAAAGTGCAAAAACTGGCTATTTTTCCTGATGTTTCTATAA GAACCCAAACTGTTTGGATATCAGATGGATGTTATTCTGTGCACATGATGGCAGCATCTGACATGGACACCGCTGTTAATGAGAATGACAGGAATGAGAGTGATGAAATGCAAATGCAAATCTCAG TCAGGCAATTTTCGCTAGTGAAAAGATTGAAGATGTTATTCCTTTGGCTCCAAATGCTATTTTGA
- the LOC126713928 gene encoding uncharacterized protein LOC126713928 isoform X3, whose translation MVVVQASKLNLPNPSLSSPHITSLLFDPHSLSLALMHSDSSFSLYPSISLLSLTSLPTPQTLIPPPSSSSTFLRLLQNPNPNSRSLFIVSGPYRGGSQVLLRFYILRNKTNSFVRARVLCNQRGLRFDEEKLGVLVDVKHGVSVRVSGSVNFFAMYSVSSSKIWVFGVKTLGDEDEDGVIVKLMRCAVIECSRPVSAISVSFGVLILGEENGVRVFDLRRLVKGGRVRKGDSSGSNSSLSLENGKLLNEKSFEEGRGGLNNLRLPNGVIGGHYAKFVAGKSGGEGAQEFTCNGYLDGGMDKHCVSVKQNSVTLRQDSSKGGTCFVAFRSYEVTSLTSTATPLMSIKAISIQALSPKKFLILDSAGDLHHLHLSNSVIGSDATYHMKQLPHIIKVQKLAIFPDVSIRTQTVWISDGCYSVHMMAASDMDTAVNENDRNESDEMQMQISGSLYAYAIS comes from the exons ATGGTAGTTGTTCAAGCTTCGAAGCTCAACCTTCCcaacccatctctctcttctccacACATAACCTCTCTTCTCTTCGaccctcactctctctctctagctctcatgCACTCCgactcttctttctctctctacccttctatttcccttctctctctaaCCTCTCTCCCTACCCCTCAAACCCTAAtccctcctccttcttcttcctccactTTCCTCCGCCTCCtccaaaaccctaaccctaattcTCGCTCCCTTTTCATTGTCTCCGGACCCTACAGAGGTGGCTCCCAGGTTCTCCTCCGCTTCTATATTCTGCGCAACAAGACCAACTCATTTGTTAGAGCTCGGGTCCTTTGTAATCAGAGAGGTCTCCGATTTGACGAAGAGAAATTGGGGGTTTTGGTCGATGTCAAGCATGGGGTTTCGGTTCGTGTTTCTGGCTCGGTTAATTTCTTCGCTATGTACTCTGTTTCGAGCTCCAAGATTTGGGTTTTCGGTGTGAAAACCTTGggtgatgaggatgaggatgggGTGATTGTGAAATTGATGAGGTGTGCTGTGATTGAGTGCTCAAGGCCGGTCTCCGCAATCAGCGTGTCGTTTGGGGTCTTGATTTTGGGGGAGGAAAATGGGGTTAGGGTTTTTGATTTGAGGCGGCTTGTGAAAGGGGGCCGTGTTAGGAAAGGAGACAGTTCGGGTTCGAATTCGAGTTTGAGTTTGGAAAATGGGAAATTGTTGAATGAGAAATCGTTTGAGGAAGGCCGGGGAGGATTGAATAATTTGCGTTTGCCAAATGGTGTGATTGGTGGGCATTATGCAAAGTTTGTTGCTGGAAAAAGTGGTGGTGAAGGAGCTCAGGAGTTCACTTGCAATGGTTACTTGGATGGGGGGATGGATAAGCATTGCGTTTCTG tgaagcagaattcagttaCATTGAGACAAGACTCCAGCAAAGGAGGTACATGTTTTGTGGCATTCAGAAGTTATGAGGTTACATCCTTGACATCTACAGCAACACCACTGATGTCAATAAAGGCAATTTCCATTCAGGCATTGTCTCCGAAAAAGTTTCTAATCTTGGACTCAGCTGGGGATTTACACCACTTGCACCTATCCAATTCTGTCATTGGATCAGATGCAACTTATCACATGAAGCAGTTGCCCCACATTATTAAAGTGCAAAAACTGGCTATTTTTCCTGATGTTTCTATAA GAACCCAAACTGTTTGGATATCAGATGGATGTTATTCTGTGCACATGATGGCAGCATCTGACATGGACACCGCTGTTAATGAGAATGACAGGAATGAGAGTGATGAAATGCAAATGCAAATCTCAG